In Pseudoalteromonas sp. NC201, a single window of DNA contains:
- a CDS encoding STAS domain-containing protein → MLKLPPEMAINHVESLYHQIFQDSMETSDITIDISEVQRADTASIQLLCAVQKHLLSLEHKIVWHGESDALAQAVNELGLTHYLFHSIEN, encoded by the coding sequence ATGTTGAAACTTCCACCTGAAATGGCGATTAACCATGTGGAAAGCCTGTACCATCAGATTTTCCAAGACTCTATGGAAACATCAGACATCACGATTGATATTAGTGAAGTGCAAAGAGCCGATACAGCATCTATACAACTGCTCTGTGCCGTACAGAAACACTTGCTCTCGTTAGAACATAAAATTGTATGGCATGGTGAAAGTGACGCTTTAGCGCAGGCTGTCAATGAGTTGGGATTAACCCATTATTTATTCCATAGTATTGAAAATTAA
- the coxB gene encoding cytochrome c oxidase subunit II, translating into MKICRLVVAFIAVLIAMPSLANSAYNMRQGVTDISHQVYELHMTIFLICCVIGVIVFGIMFWALIKHRKSKGVVAAQFHESTKVEILWTAIPFLILIGMAIPATKTLIAMEDTSKADLTIKVTGSQWKWHYEYMGHDVEFYSLLSTSKDEISDLKEKNENYLLEVDKHLVIPTDRKVRFLMTSDDVIHSWWVPDFAVKKDANPGFINEAWAKVNDEGIYRGQCAELCGKDHGFMPIVVEAVSPDKFDSWLNDAKAEKAKAEAESQAVAQQTLSKEELMEVGEQTYMAYCAACHQPTGLGLPGVFPAMKGSKVVTGDIKAHIDILLLGRPGTAMQSFAKQLTIKQIAGVITYKRNSWGNDTGDVIQPSQIQREIDALEEGK; encoded by the coding sequence ATGAAAATTTGTCGATTAGTTGTAGCATTCATCGCGGTGCTAATCGCCATGCCCTCACTTGCTAACAGCGCTTACAATATGAGGCAAGGTGTTACAGACATTAGTCATCAAGTGTATGAGCTTCACATGACCATATTTCTAATATGTTGTGTCATTGGAGTGATTGTATTTGGGATTATGTTTTGGGCGCTTATAAAACACAGAAAGTCAAAAGGCGTTGTTGCAGCGCAATTTCATGAAAGCACCAAAGTGGAAATACTTTGGACTGCAATTCCCTTCCTGATACTCATTGGTATGGCAATACCAGCCACAAAAACGCTTATTGCTATGGAAGACACGAGTAAAGCTGATCTGACCATTAAGGTCACAGGCTCTCAGTGGAAATGGCACTATGAGTATATGGGGCATGATGTTGAGTTCTATTCTTTGCTCTCTACTTCGAAAGATGAAATTAGTGATCTTAAAGAAAAAAATGAAAATTACCTGCTTGAAGTTGATAAGCATTTAGTTATTCCTACAGATAGGAAAGTCCGCTTTTTGATGACCTCGGATGATGTCATCCATTCTTGGTGGGTGCCTGATTTTGCGGTGAAGAAGGATGCCAATCCGGGATTTATAAATGAGGCATGGGCAAAGGTAAACGATGAGGGAATTTATAGAGGCCAATGTGCTGAATTATGTGGCAAAGATCATGGCTTTATGCCAATCGTCGTCGAGGCCGTAAGTCCTGATAAATTTGATAGTTGGCTTAACGATGCTAAAGCTGAAAAAGCAAAAGCAGAGGCGGAGTCACAGGCAGTTGCGCAACAAACTCTTTCGAAAGAAGAGTTAATGGAGGTTGGGGAACAAACTTACATGGCTTATTGCGCAGCTTGCCATCAACCAACTGGGCTTGGGCTACCAGGAGTCTTCCCTGCAATGAAAGGAAGTAAAGTCGTCACTGGAGATATTAAAGCTCATATAGATATTCTACTTTTAGGTCGCCCAGGAACTGCGATGCAATCTTTCGCAAAGCAATTAACAATTAAGCAGATCGCGGGGGTGATCACCTATAAAAGAAATAGCTGGGGTAATGACACTGGCGATGTTATTCAGCCAAGCCAAATACAGCGTGAGATAGATGCACTAGAGGAGGGTAAGTAA
- a CDS encoding SURF1 family protein — MDLGALFKGRSKPPILAALIVVLLCGSLSYWQWQRAQQKHVLQHKVEIEKSLGVANEQQVTSQQLTQYVNAEVSITGNFVGDAVWYLDNQVVKGRVGFDVIGIIKISGTDEYLAVNLGFVPQQASRVPTVFSLPSGTVSLPVYIKSSASKRFTLAKSAAEEATKQSVIQYIDVDYLSAESGKPLLPLIAYMTKNRFAGTEPHYQPVVMSPQKHEAYALQWLLIALAAVVIGWKLSKKENKNV; from the coding sequence ATGGATTTAGGTGCACTTTTTAAAGGTAGATCAAAACCCCCCATATTAGCAGCATTAATAGTTGTTCTTTTATGTGGCTCGCTCTCTTATTGGCAGTGGCAAAGAGCACAGCAAAAACATGTGTTGCAGCATAAAGTTGAGATTGAAAAATCGCTAGGTGTAGCTAATGAGCAGCAAGTAACATCCCAGCAGCTAACGCAATATGTTAATGCTGAAGTGTCGATTACAGGGAATTTTGTAGGCGATGCGGTTTGGTATTTAGATAATCAAGTCGTAAAAGGCCGAGTCGGTTTTGATGTAATTGGCATTATAAAAATTTCCGGAACTGATGAGTATCTAGCTGTGAATTTGGGTTTTGTGCCACAGCAAGCTAGTCGCGTGCCTACCGTTTTTTCTCTTCCAAGTGGTACCGTTTCTCTACCTGTCTATATCAAATCTAGTGCTAGTAAGCGGTTCACCTTAGCTAAGTCTGCGGCAGAGGAGGCAACAAAACAATCTGTGATCCAATATATTGATGTTGATTACTTATCTGCGGAGTCAGGTAAACCTCTTTTACCTCTAATTGCCTACATGACTAAAAACAGATTTGCCGGGACTGAGCCCCATTATCAACCGGTAGTAATGTCACCGCAAAAACATGAAGCTTATGCTTTACAGTGGTTGCTTATTGCCTTGGCTGCGGTAGTAATTGGCTGGAAACTTTCAAAAAAGGAGAATAAAAATGTCTAA
- a CDS encoding DUF2909 domain-containing protein → MLVMLKSEQQESMARLLQQRVYASIAVVLLICLAAQFGFIKLHSSPVVTTHKQIQTGTTKQHQQNANTKPQLEKQSGS, encoded by the coding sequence ATGCTAGTCATGCTCAAGTCAGAGCAACAAGAGTCGATGGCGAGGCTATTGCAACAAAGAGTTTATGCATCAATAGCTGTCGTACTTCTAATCTGTCTTGCTGCTCAATTTGGCTTTATAAAACTACACTCTTCACCCGTTGTTACAACACATAAACAAATACAAACAGGCACAACCAAACAACATCAACAAAATGCCAATACCAAGCCCCAGCTTGAAAAGCAAAGTGGTTCTTAG
- a CDS encoding COX15/CtaA family protein — protein MSKVRIKIAIFACFVAITVVTLGAFTRLSDAGLGCPDWPGCYGFLTVPNETHELSAAKDSFPHLEIEAEKAWIEMIHRYFASFLGLLILALACIRLFKKQKTKSPNRHYYLLLLLVLFQGALGMWTVTMNLQPVIVMGHLLGGFSILALLVLLVLRLKYTTITASVTSLTCRLCYVALGVLIIQIALGGWLAANYAAPHCTGLPLCDNLQLFSWQSLFTLPEASATYEFGVLPFESRVSIHFIHRVWAVVTVLTLLAACWPLLRAGQNHLLRHSALVVLALVSIQVLVGGAIVHFQFPLLLTLFHNFMAAMVLLAMVKLCFFISLAQKVGVKHASIN, from the coding sequence ATGTCCAAGGTAAGAATAAAAATCGCAATATTTGCCTGTTTCGTCGCAATAACGGTAGTGACACTTGGCGCCTTCACACGTTTAAGTGATGCGGGACTTGGATGTCCAGATTGGCCTGGGTGTTACGGCTTTTTAACAGTACCAAATGAGACTCATGAACTATCTGCGGCTAAAGACAGTTTTCCACATTTAGAAATAGAAGCAGAAAAAGCATGGATTGAAATGATCCATCGCTATTTTGCCAGTTTCCTCGGGTTACTTATTTTGGCACTTGCATGCATAAGGCTGTTCAAGAAGCAAAAAACAAAAAGCCCTAATCGTCACTACTACTTACTGCTATTGCTTGTGTTATTTCAAGGGGCACTTGGGATGTGGACCGTGACGATGAATTTACAGCCAGTCATTGTGATGGGTCATTTACTAGGTGGGTTTAGTATTCTTGCATTGCTGGTGTTATTGGTTTTAAGGCTGAAATACACCACTATTACTGCTAGTGTAACTAGCCTTACCTGTCGTTTATGTTATGTGGCTCTTGGTGTGTTGATTATACAAATTGCGCTAGGTGGATGGCTTGCAGCCAATTATGCTGCTCCACATTGTACAGGGCTGCCACTATGTGACAACCTTCAGCTTTTCTCTTGGCAGAGCTTATTTACGCTTCCTGAAGCTTCAGCGACCTACGAGTTTGGAGTGTTACCGTTTGAATCTAGAGTATCTATTCACTTTATCCATCGGGTTTGGGCAGTTGTTACCGTTTTAACGCTACTTGCTGCATGTTGGCCACTCCTTAGAGCTGGTCAAAACCACTTACTCCGACATTCAGCGCTTGTCGTTTTAGCTTTAGTTTCTATACAAGTTTTGGTGGGGGGGGCAATCGTACACTTCCAATTTCCTCTGTTGTTGACCTTATTCCATAACTTCATGGCAGCAATGGTGTTATTAGCAATGGTGAAATTGTGTTTCTTTATCAGCTTGGCGCAAAAAGTAGGAGTAAAACATGCTTCAATTAACTAG
- a CDS encoding response regulator yields the protein MKKILAVDDSASMRQMVGFTLKKAGFDVTEAKDGSEALSIAKQQGFDAVISDVNMPVMDGITLIKELRSLPNYKFTPLLMLTTESGLDKKTEGKAAGATGWIVKPFNPEQLLAVLKKVIR from the coding sequence ATGAAAAAGATTTTAGCTGTGGATGATTCGGCGTCAATGCGCCAAATGGTTGGCTTTACTTTGAAAAAAGCAGGTTTTGATGTTACGGAAGCCAAAGATGGCAGTGAAGCGCTATCTATTGCCAAGCAACAAGGGTTCGATGCCGTGATCTCTGATGTAAACATGCCTGTAATGGATGGGATCACACTTATTAAAGAGCTGCGTAGCCTACCCAACTATAAGTTCACCCCTTTACTAATGCTGACCACCGAGTCGGGGTTAGATAAAAAAACAGAAGGTAAAGCGGCGGGAGCAACTGGTTGGATAGTGAAGCCATTCAACCCTGAACAACTACTAGCGGTATTGAAAAAAGTCATAAGATAG
- the cyoE gene encoding heme o synthase: MLQLTSFSELQKATTLFKAYFGMCKFKVVCMLVITAWVGMMLAPQSDKTLLAQLMSLFGIGLLSSSAAAVNHIVDREIDKKMARTRNRPLATDSVSVSSALIFAIGLAISGYALLTIFANQLCALLTLAALFGYAVIYTLLLKRATPQNIVIGGLAGAMPPLLGWVSETGQLGAEPWLLVMIIFAWTPPHFWALAIARKRDYEKAEVPMLPVTHGNEFTKLCVLFYTIILTLVCLLPYLVGMSGWIYLLVSGMANVAFIYKATKLMRTNSLEYAMRVFYFSIWHLLIVFIALFVDKAFI; this comes from the coding sequence ATGCTTCAATTAACTAGTTTTTCAGAGCTTCAAAAAGCAACTACTTTATTCAAAGCCTACTTTGGCATGTGTAAGTTCAAAGTAGTATGTATGTTGGTTATTACCGCTTGGGTCGGGATGATGTTAGCACCACAAAGTGATAAAACATTATTGGCACAATTAATGAGTTTGTTTGGCATTGGTTTGCTTTCGAGTAGTGCAGCAGCTGTAAATCATATCGTGGATAGAGAAATAGATAAAAAGATGGCGCGAACACGAAACCGACCGTTAGCGACAGACTCTGTTTCTGTATCATCAGCTTTAATCTTTGCGATAGGCCTCGCAATTTCTGGGTATGCTCTATTAACTATTTTCGCCAATCAGTTATGTGCGCTACTTACCTTAGCCGCGCTATTCGGCTATGCCGTGATTTATACGTTATTGTTAAAACGCGCAACACCTCAAAACATAGTAATTGGGGGGTTAGCAGGAGCGATGCCACCCCTGTTAGGTTGGGTCAGTGAGACTGGTCAGCTTGGTGCAGAGCCTTGGTTGTTAGTAATGATCATTTTTGCTTGGACACCTCCCCACTTTTGGGCATTAGCTATTGCTCGTAAACGAGACTACGAAAAAGCCGAAGTCCCCATGTTACCAGTAACGCATGGAAACGAATTTACAAAACTCTGTGTGCTATTTTATACCATCATTTTGACTTTAGTCTGTTTGCTCCCTTACCTAGTGGGAATGTCTGGTTGGATCTACTTGTTGGTCTCTGGTATGGCAAATGTCGCTTTTATTTACAAAGCGACAAAGCTTATGAGAACAAATAGTTTAGAGTATGCTATGAGGGTATTTTATTTCTCTATCTGGCATCTTTTGATAGTGTTCATTGCACTTTTTGTGGATAAAGCATTTATATGA
- a CDS encoding transmembrane cytochrome oxidase associated protein, which translates to MSKSAAWFIGLFVFPLLLAFVALKVGWIPHSTTNHGEFLSQEVRQSELVLDTEWSIVYQRPKQCNKQCSLLLDSLPNLYLALGKNQQKVSLVVLQERNEKGIEYATSLPIYLNQLDENYLYLVDKTGLFVLKYAPVASLEEMRNVQKGLLSDLKKLLNYSRSS; encoded by the coding sequence ATGTCTAAAAGTGCGGCATGGTTTATAGGGCTGTTCGTATTCCCCTTACTGTTGGCATTTGTTGCCCTGAAGGTTGGCTGGATACCACATAGCACGACTAATCACGGTGAATTTTTAAGTCAGGAGGTTCGCCAATCAGAGCTGGTTTTAGATACTGAGTGGAGTATCGTTTACCAGCGACCAAAACAGTGTAATAAGCAATGTTCTTTACTACTAGATAGCTTACCTAATTTGTATTTAGCGCTGGGGAAAAACCAGCAGAAAGTATCGCTTGTGGTATTACAAGAGCGAAATGAAAAAGGTATTGAGTACGCTACTTCTTTGCCGATATACCTCAACCAGTTAGACGAAAATTATCTCTATTTGGTTGATAAAACAGGGTTATTTGTACTCAAGTATGCACCAGTAGCAAGCTTAGAAGAAATGCGAAATGTACAAAAAGGGCTACTGAGTGATCTGAAGAAATTATTGAACTACTCTCGTTCAAGTTAG
- a CDS encoding cytochrome c oxidase assembly protein: MQHGRLLKKLILLTLGMFAFAFALVPLYDVFCDVTGLNGKPSMEIAKQSESIAQSRQVDVSFTTHSQSQAPFKVDAVEHSVSVQPGKLTDVKFIAKNLSDSERVLQAIPSVSPGKAAKYLHKMACFCFDQQSMKGKEEVEFVLRFYVDTELPSDVEELTLSYTLFDITERVSKQDSDGLNMLVAREEFKYEP, translated from the coding sequence ATGCAACATGGCCGCCTGCTTAAGAAGCTTATTTTGTTGACGCTAGGTATGTTTGCTTTTGCCTTTGCACTGGTTCCTCTATATGACGTTTTTTGTGATGTCACAGGCCTAAATGGTAAGCCATCCATGGAAATCGCAAAGCAGAGCGAGTCAATTGCACAAAGTCGACAAGTAGATGTGAGCTTCACAACGCATAGTCAAAGCCAGGCGCCATTTAAGGTCGATGCAGTCGAGCATTCGGTTAGTGTTCAACCCGGTAAGCTAACCGATGTCAAATTTATTGCAAAAAACTTGAGTGATAGTGAGCGTGTGTTGCAAGCGATCCCTTCAGTGTCCCCGGGGAAAGCTGCAAAGTATTTACACAAAATGGCCTGCTTTTGTTTTGATCAGCAATCAATGAAAGGCAAAGAAGAAGTTGAGTTTGTCTTGAGGTTTTATGTAGATACGGAGCTACCAAGTGATGTTGAGGAACTCACGCTTTCATATACGTTGTTTGATATTACAGAGCGAGTTAGCAAACAAGACAGTGATGGACTGAATATGCTAGTTGCTCGAGAGGAGTTCAAATATGAACCATGA
- a CDS encoding cytochrome c oxidase subunit 3 gives MNHEQEKYYVPEQSPWPIVGAFALFFIAVGAGLTIIQLKSTSNSGVMLLLVGIAVLIYMIFGWFRNVIQESQNGLYSAQMDRSFKQGMGWFIFSEVMFFAAFFGALFYARMIAVPWLGGASNNASTNEVLWPQFEAVWPLLTTPDGTVTQAMGWQGLPLINTIILLASSVTLSFAHVALEKEQRAKVKAFLGLTVLLGVAFLTLQVEEYIHAYQDLGLTLQSGVYGNTFFLLTGFHGFHVTLGAIILFVIWIRVLKGHFTAKNHFAFQAGAWYWHFVDVVWLCLFVFVYVL, from the coding sequence ATGAACCATGAACAAGAAAAATATTACGTGCCTGAGCAAAGTCCATGGCCAATCGTCGGGGCTTTTGCACTTTTCTTTATCGCTGTTGGCGCTGGCTTAACGATTATTCAACTTAAATCAACCAGTAATAGTGGAGTAATGCTACTGCTCGTGGGTATTGCTGTGCTGATCTATATGATTTTTGGTTGGTTCAGGAATGTGATCCAAGAATCTCAAAATGGGTTATATTCTGCCCAAATGGATCGTTCGTTCAAGCAAGGAATGGGATGGTTTATCTTTTCCGAGGTTATGTTTTTTGCTGCTTTTTTTGGTGCACTTTTCTATGCACGAATGATAGCTGTGCCGTGGTTAGGCGGTGCAAGTAATAATGCCAGTACCAATGAGGTTTTATGGCCTCAATTTGAAGCTGTATGGCCATTGCTCACAACTCCAGATGGAACTGTCACTCAAGCTATGGGTTGGCAGGGACTTCCACTGATCAATACGATTATTCTATTAGCATCATCAGTAACCCTTAGCTTTGCTCATGTAGCTTTAGAAAAAGAGCAACGGGCGAAAGTAAAGGCGTTCTTGGGATTAACAGTACTACTTGGCGTCGCATTCTTAACCTTGCAAGTGGAAGAGTATATTCACGCTTACCAAGATCTGGGGTTAACTCTCCAGTCGGGGGTTTACGGTAATACATTCTTTTTACTGACAGGATTTCATGGCTTTCATGTCACTCTTGGCGCGATTATTCTTTTCGTTATATGGATCAGGGTGTTGAAGGGCCACTTTACCGCTAAGAACCACTTTGCTTTTCAAGCTGGGGCTTGGTATTGGCATTTTGTTGATGTTGTTTGGTTGTGCCTGTTTGTATTTGTTTATGTGTTGTAA
- the ctaD gene encoding cytochrome c oxidase subunit I: protein MSAIVDEHSHHTAPKGLKRWLFTTNHKDIGTLYLLFSLTMFLIGGAMAMVIRAELFQPGLQLVDPHFFNQMTTVHGLIMVFGAVMPAFTGLANWMIPMMIGAPDMALPRMNNWSFWILPFAFAILLMSLFLEGGGPAFGWTFYAPLSTTYSNDNTAFFVFAVHIMGISSIMGAINVIVTIVNLRAPGMTWMKLPLFVWTWLITAFLLIAVMPVLAGAVTMVLTDKFFGTSFFDAAGGGDPVMFQHIFWFFGHPEVYIMILPAFGIISTIVPTFSRKKLFGYASMVYATASIALLSFVVWAHHMFTTGMPLAGELFFMYATMLISVPTGVKVFNWVATMWRGAISFEVPMLFAIAFIVLFTIGGFSGLMLAITPADFQYHDTYFVVAHFHYVLVTGAVFSIMAAAYYWLPKWTGHMFDIKLAKFHFWLSLVSVNVLFFPMHFVGLAGMPRRIPDYALQFADFNAIISIGGFAFGLSQLLFVAVVYKCIKGGEQASGKVWDGAEGLEWQVPSPAPYHTFSTPPEIK from the coding sequence ATGAGTGCCATCGTAGACGAACATTCACACCATACAGCTCCCAAAGGCTTAAAGCGCTGGCTGTTTACCACCAATCATAAAGACATTGGAACACTGTATTTATTGTTCTCACTAACCATGTTTTTAATTGGCGGTGCTATGGCGATGGTGATCCGAGCCGAGCTTTTCCAACCTGGGTTACAGCTTGTAGATCCGCATTTTTTTAATCAAATGACGACCGTGCATGGACTAATAATGGTATTTGGCGCAGTAATGCCCGCATTTACAGGTCTTGCCAACTGGATGATCCCAATGATGATTGGTGCTCCTGATATGGCGTTACCGAGAATGAATAACTGGAGTTTTTGGATACTACCCTTTGCATTTGCAATTTTACTGATGTCATTATTTTTGGAAGGCGGCGGGCCTGCTTTTGGTTGGACTTTTTATGCGCCACTATCTACAACGTACAGCAATGACAATACTGCATTTTTTGTTTTTGCTGTTCATATAATGGGCATTAGCTCTATTATGGGTGCTATCAACGTTATCGTGACCATCGTCAATCTTAGAGCTCCAGGTATGACATGGATGAAGTTGCCTTTATTTGTCTGGACCTGGTTGATAACTGCATTTCTTCTGATTGCAGTTATGCCGGTACTTGCTGGCGCCGTAACTATGGTGCTGACCGACAAGTTCTTTGGAACGAGCTTTTTTGATGCAGCAGGTGGTGGTGATCCTGTTATGTTCCAGCATATATTCTGGTTTTTTGGCCATCCTGAAGTGTACATCATGATATTACCTGCCTTCGGCATAATCTCTACGATAGTACCGACATTTTCAAGAAAGAAACTGTTTGGCTATGCATCAATGGTTTATGCAACCGCTTCAATTGCACTGCTGTCGTTCGTCGTTTGGGCTCATCATATGTTTACAACGGGTATGCCTTTAGCTGGTGAGTTGTTTTTTATGTATGCAACTATGCTCATTTCAGTGCCTACTGGCGTTAAGGTTTTTAATTGGGTAGCTACAATGTGGCGAGGTGCTATTAGTTTTGAGGTGCCTATGCTTTTTGCTATTGCATTCATCGTACTTTTCACAATTGGTGGATTTTCCGGTTTGATGTTAGCGATTACTCCCGCCGATTTCCAATATCACGATACCTACTTCGTTGTCGCGCATTTCCATTACGTGTTAGTTACGGGAGCTGTGTTCTCAATAATGGCCGCCGCATATTATTGGTTACCAAAGTGGACGGGGCACATGTTTGATATCAAATTGGCTAAATTTCACTTTTGGCTCTCCTTGGTTAGTGTGAACGTATTGTTCTTCCCAATGCACTTTGTTGGTCTTGCTGGCATGCCAAGGCGGATCCCTGATTATGCTCTACAGTTCGCTGATTTCAACGCGATCATTAGTATCGGAGGGTTTGCATTCGGTCTTTCTCAACTGTTGTTTGTTGCAGTGGTTTATAAATGTATAAAAGGTGGAGAGCAGGCCTCTGGGAAAGTATGGGATGGGGCAGAGGGATTAGAGTGGCAAGTACCATCTCCGGCTCCTTATCATACCTTTTCAACGCCACCGGAGATTAAGTAA
- a CDS encoding SCO family protein, which produces MKKFLLIISMLTLFGCGPAPDVSEKVVWYPKPKDVKAFELRDQHGAIVSNQDFTDKWNLLFLGYTSCPDVCPMTLLKLTHVYQSVKNKGDLQVWFVSVDPNRDTEEKRLAYIKHFDPDFKAVSAEHSALFPFVRDLGLIYAINQEQTEEYYVDHSASVALINPKGQLEAIFKPTHTVGAVPTIDDKLLLADLEKIIN; this is translated from the coding sequence ATGAAAAAATTTCTGTTAATTATCTCTATGTTAACTTTGTTTGGTTGTGGGCCTGCACCAGATGTGTCGGAAAAAGTGGTTTGGTACCCAAAGCCTAAGGACGTTAAAGCGTTTGAATTAAGGGATCAACACGGTGCGATAGTCTCAAACCAAGACTTTACCGATAAATGGAATTTGCTATTTTTGGGTTACACGAGTTGTCCCGACGTGTGTCCTATGACGCTGTTGAAATTAACTCACGTATATCAATCTGTAAAAAATAAAGGTGACTTACAAGTATGGTTTGTATCGGTCGATCCCAACCGAGATACTGAAGAAAAGCGTTTGGCCTACATCAAGCACTTTGATCCTGATTTTAAAGCGGTATCTGCCGAGCATTCTGCTTTATTTCCGTTTGTGAGAGATCTCGGTTTAATATACGCAATAAATCAGGAACAGACAGAAGAGTATTATGTTGATCATAGTGCGTCTGTAGCATTAATTAACCCAAAAGGTCAGCTTGAGGCTATTTTCAAACCTACACATACAGTGGGAGCTGTCCCTACAATCGATGACAAACTACTTCTTGCTGACCTTGAGAAGATCATCAATTAG
- the lexA gene encoding transcriptional repressor LexA: MRPLTKRQEQIFELIKVFIKDTGMPPTRAEIADALGFKSANAAEEHLKALAKKGVIEMVPGASRGIRLVEDESEQLGLPIIGRVAAGEPILAEQHVESHCNVDASFFKPNADYLLRVNGMSMKDIGIIDGDLLAVHRTQVAENGQVIVARVEEDVTVKRLEKKGKKVFLHAENEEFKAIEVDLEHQNFSIEGLAVGVIRSADWM, from the coding sequence ATGCGTCCTCTAACAAAACGACAAGAACAAATCTTTGAATTAATAAAAGTATTCATAAAAGATACAGGCATGCCTCCAACTCGTGCTGAAATAGCTGATGCTTTGGGTTTTAAGAGTGCAAATGCAGCGGAAGAGCACCTGAAAGCGCTTGCGAAAAAGGGAGTTATCGAAATGGTCCCAGGCGCAAGCCGAGGGATTCGACTTGTAGAGGATGAATCAGAACAACTTGGTTTGCCTATTATTGGTCGTGTTGCTGCTGGTGAGCCTATTTTGGCAGAGCAACATGTAGAAAGCCACTGTAATGTAGATGCTAGTTTTTTTAAACCTAATGCTGATTACCTTTTGAGAGTTAATGGTATGAGCATGAAGGATATTGGTATTATAGATGGTGACCTATTGGCTGTTCACAGAACTCAAGTGGCAGAAAATGGGCAAGTGATAGTTGCTCGTGTAGAAGAAGATGTGACTGTTAAACGCCTTGAAAAGAAAGGAAAGAAAGTTTTTTTACATGCTGAGAATGAAGAATTTAAAGCGATTGAAGTAGATCTAGAACATCAAAATTTCTCCATTGAAGGGTTAGCTGTCGGTGTTATCCGAAGTGCAGACTGGATGTAG